From the Methylobacterium currus genome, one window contains:
- a CDS encoding copper-binding protein, with amino-acid sequence MTRPTARAAVLTAALLSLASPSFAPVAEAQPARGAAGEFERVRSVISDRFKNTKLTGDPDQDFAALLIASFEETLFLAKAQLNYGGDRELRAVAQKIQDEQQERIDALKTWRVRSREPGYREQPNQTPSGAGPLDRPGQANAAEARSAQAQAAPSSAQPPAASAPASTANTPLVKGTVQKVDEAGGKVTLDHERIPNIDMDAMTMAYKVQDPALLKGLKAGDTVKFSADRVNGQLAITRIQTAK; translated from the coding sequence ATGACGCGCCCCACCGCCCGCGCCGCCGTTCTGACGGCGGCCCTGCTCAGCCTCGCCTCTCCTAGCTTTGCGCCCGTTGCCGAGGCGCAGCCGGCGCGCGGCGCGGCCGGAGAGTTCGAGCGCGTGCGTAGCGTGATATCGGACCGCTTCAAGAACACCAAGCTGACGGGCGACCCAGACCAGGACTTTGCCGCCCTCCTCATTGCCAGCTTCGAGGAGACGCTGTTCCTGGCCAAGGCGCAGCTCAACTACGGCGGTGACCGCGAGCTGCGCGCGGTGGCGCAGAAGATCCAGGATGAGCAGCAGGAGCGGATTGACGCGCTCAAGACCTGGCGGGTGCGCAGCCGCGAGCCAGGCTACCGGGAGCAGCCGAACCAGACGCCCTCCGGCGCGGGCCCGCTCGATCGCCCGGGGCAGGCGAACGCGGCCGAGGCGCGCTCAGCTCAGGCGCAGGCAGCGCCCTCTTCGGCTCAGCCGCCCGCCGCCTCTGCGCCTGCCTCAACTGCAAACACGCCGCTGGTCAAGGGCACGGTGCAGAAGGTGGATGAGGCAGGCGGCAAGGTGACGCTCGATCACGAGCGCATCCCCAACATCGACATGGATGCGATGACGATGGCCTACAAGGTCCAGGATCCTGCCTTGCTGAAGGGGCTGAAGGCGGGCGACACGGTGAAGTTCTCGGCCGACCGGGTCAACGGTCAGCTCGCCATCACTCGGATCCAGACAGCCAAGTGA